A stretch of the Actinoalloteichus fjordicus genome encodes the following:
- a CDS encoding cold-shock protein: MPSGRVKWYDAEKGFGFVTQDGGEDVYVRASALPPGVEGLKAGQRVEFGMAEGRRGPQALSVKILDAPPSVAEARRRPAEELHGLIEDMITVLEASVQPELRRGRYPDRKNTKRIAELVRAVARELEP, translated from the coding sequence GTGCCGAGCGGCAGGGTCAAGTGGTACGACGCGGAGAAGGGATTCGGCTTCGTGACCCAGGACGGAGGCGAGGACGTCTACGTCCGTGCCTCCGCGCTACCGCCGGGGGTCGAGGGCCTGAAGGCAGGCCAACGAGTCGAGTTCGGCATGGCCGAGGGGCGCCGTGGTCCACAGGCTCTGTCCGTGAAGATCCTGGACGCACCGCCCTCGGTCGCCGAGGCGAGGCGCAGGCCCGCTGAGGAGCTGCACGGGCTGATCGAGGACATGATCACGGTGTTGGAGGCGAGCGTTCAGCCGGAGCTGCGGCGCGGCCGGTACCCCGACCGCAAGAACACCAAGCGGATCGCCGAACTGGTCCGCGCCGTCGCTCGGGAGCTGGAGCCCTGA
- a CDS encoding HAD family hydrolase encodes MGPVIGFDLDMTLIDPRLGIRRIMRFLSQATGIHVDGARLAENLGPPLEDALHAHGLSAQQVRTVVDRYRADYLEHVVPETVAMPGAAESLAAVRELGGRVVVVTGKHRPSAALHLAAFGWEVDHLAGGVFGVGKAAVLTEHGVGLYVGDHVADVLGARAAGARAVAVASGPCSAAELAAAGADVVLPDLSGLPALLREMTSPPAAPAR; translated from the coding sequence ATGGGTCCGGTCATCGGCTTCGATCTCGACATGACGCTGATCGATCCGCGACTGGGAATTCGCCGGATCATGCGGTTTCTCTCGCAGGCGACGGGCATCCACGTGGACGGCGCGCGTCTCGCTGAGAATCTGGGCCCGCCATTGGAAGACGCGCTGCATGCGCACGGCCTTTCGGCGCAACAGGTGCGGACGGTGGTCGACCGGTACCGGGCCGACTATCTCGAACACGTCGTCCCGGAGACGGTGGCGATGCCGGGCGCGGCCGAGTCGTTGGCGGCGGTCCGCGAGCTGGGCGGCCGGGTCGTCGTGGTCACGGGCAAACATCGGCCGAGCGCGGCGCTGCACCTCGCGGCCTTCGGCTGGGAGGTGGATCACCTGGCGGGCGGAGTGTTCGGGGTCGGCAAGGCCGCCGTCCTGACCGAACACGGCGTCGGGCTCTACGTGGGAGACCACGTCGCCGACGTGCTGGGGGCCAGAGCCGCAGGCGCACGGGCGGTCGCCGTGGCGAGCGGGCCGTGTTCGGCGGCGGAGCTGGCGGCGGCGGGCGCGGACGTCGTGCTGCCGGACCTCAGCGGCCTGCCCGCCCTGCTCCGCGAGATGACCAGCCCGCCCGCGGCCCCGGCTCGCTGA
- a CDS encoding right-handed parallel beta-helix repeat-containing protein, translated as MADTTIIVAPWGSDSSPGTPERPLATPAAAQRLVRERTATMAADLVVQFRAGTYLLDDTLDFQAGQGDSGTGGHRVVYQPHGYGTAEQEEVVLSGGRVITGWERSDDGTWSAPIGDLEPRQLYCDGRRIGRAVSTAGLPGSSVTKTEFGYVTDSPLPQEWADADGIEFVYTGIYPWAQARCAVAQITGDARSTRIVMAQPAWDWARRLYVGEWNGGDGESSWEPLAGPSEMENSRTFLTEPGTFVLDRSVPGSHVLHYLPRPDERPDAAVVIAPVLETLISGSGTAERPLADLTLRGLTFAHGAWSGIRTTGGHLHYHGDTHYVGGEVMEVVLPAGMGSVTVPVDSEQLPANVAFSHAARVVLAANRFTALGAGALGIGPGCAEVIVRGNTVDDVSGSGITLREARDCLVEDNLVHDIGAEYRGAPAILLAETQDVVVRHNEVHHVPHAGVVVTGGEQARGAHIIANLIHHTMTVLADGGGVYVSAPQGSSFASGAVIRGNVIRDTLTSYNFGLYTDYGAAWVTIAGNVVHRGDTPVVLEVAPPLRDVVFIGNFWDDQPAGQDDPPDTVILAGNTVLPKEGFEQALAADPASADIVASAGRRSRQAG; from the coding sequence ATGGCAGACACCACGATCATCGTCGCGCCCTGGGGCAGCGACAGCTCGCCGGGCACCCCGGAGCGGCCGTTGGCGACGCCTGCCGCCGCGCAGCGCCTCGTGCGCGAGCGGACCGCCACGATGGCGGCAGACCTGGTGGTGCAGTTCCGGGCTGGTACCTATCTGCTGGATGACACCCTCGATTTCCAGGCCGGACAGGGAGATTCCGGCACCGGGGGCCACCGGGTGGTCTACCAGCCGCACGGCTACGGAACCGCCGAACAGGAAGAGGTCGTCCTCAGCGGCGGCCGGGTGATCACCGGCTGGGAGCGGTCCGACGACGGCACGTGGTCCGCTCCCATTGGAGACCTCGAGCCTCGGCAGCTCTACTGCGACGGCCGCCGGATCGGCCGCGCCGTCTCCACGGCCGGGCTGCCGGGATCGTCTGTGACGAAAACAGAGTTTGGATACGTCACGGACAGTCCGCTCCCGCAGGAATGGGCCGATGCGGACGGCATCGAGTTCGTCTACACCGGCATCTATCCGTGGGCACAGGCGCGCTGCGCGGTCGCCCAGATCACCGGCGACGCCCGTTCGACGAGAATCGTCATGGCACAGCCCGCCTGGGATTGGGCGCGACGGCTCTACGTCGGCGAGTGGAACGGCGGTGACGGCGAGTCGAGCTGGGAGCCGCTCGCCGGACCGTCTGAGATGGAGAACAGCCGCACCTTCCTCACCGAGCCCGGCACCTTCGTCCTCGATCGCTCCGTTCCCGGCAGCCATGTCCTGCACTACCTTCCTCGGCCAGACGAGCGCCCGGACGCCGCCGTCGTCATCGCCCCGGTGCTGGAGACGCTGATCAGCGGCTCCGGGACGGCGGAACGGCCGCTGGCCGACCTGACGCTGCGCGGGCTGACCTTCGCCCACGGTGCCTGGTCGGGCATCCGCACGACGGGTGGTCACCTGCACTATCACGGCGACACGCACTACGTCGGCGGCGAGGTCATGGAGGTCGTGCTGCCTGCGGGCATGGGCAGCGTGACCGTGCCGGTCGACTCGGAGCAGCTGCCCGCGAACGTGGCGTTCTCCCACGCCGCGCGTGTCGTGCTGGCGGCGAACCGTTTCACCGCGCTCGGTGCGGGGGCGCTCGGGATCGGTCCTGGCTGCGCGGAGGTGATCGTGCGTGGCAACACCGTCGACGACGTCTCCGGCAGCGGCATCACGCTGCGCGAGGCAAGGGACTGTCTCGTCGAGGACAACCTGGTGCACGACATCGGCGCCGAGTACCGAGGCGCCCCGGCGATCCTGCTGGCCGAGACGCAGGACGTCGTCGTACGGCACAACGAGGTGCATCACGTGCCGCATGCGGGCGTGGTCGTCACCGGCGGCGAGCAGGCTCGAGGGGCACACATCATCGCGAACCTGATCCACCACACGATGACGGTGCTCGCCGACGGCGGCGGCGTCTACGTCTCGGCGCCGCAGGGCTCGTCCTTCGCCAGCGGAGCGGTGATCAGGGGCAATGTCATCCGGGACACGCTCACCTCCTACAACTTCGGCCTCTACACCGACTACGGCGCCGCCTGGGTGACCATCGCGGGCAACGTCGTCCATCGCGGAGACACGCCGGTGGTGCTGGAGGTGGCGCCGCCGTTGCGTGACGTCGTGTTCATCGGGAACTTCTGGGACGACCAGCCCGCAGGCCAGGACGACCCGCCGGACACGGTGATCCTCGCCGGGAACACCGTGCTGCCGAAGGAGGGCTTCGAACAGGCGCTGGCGGCCGATCCGGCGAGCGCCGACATCGTGGCCTCGGCGGGAAGACGGTCGCGCCAGGCGGGTTGA
- a CDS encoding TetR/AcrR family transcriptional regulator C-terminal domain-containing protein, protein MGTDEDRPLDPDHTVELLWNTGADQVTDVRLSLSRIVTTAVDLADADGLAELSMRRIAERLGYTTMALYRHVPGKAELIDLMRDAVYAEIEASAGASDWRSGLAAWARDNRDLHRRHRWLVDSTGSRRVPGPNIMSNFERVLAIAASSRLPPAEVLAVVDLIGGFVDSAARSEQEVEKTEQRTGQTHQQWWEDRDSLYERVGDYPTLRRLWESGGYDQPVDAFEFGLERTLDGIELLVRRRDENRDGKKPVRCEVCGAVMPEPRRGRPRSYCSRSCQQRAYRRRQSSE, encoded by the coding sequence ATGGGGACGGACGAGGATCGACCACTCGACCCGGACCACACGGTCGAGCTGCTCTGGAACACCGGTGCGGACCAGGTCACGGACGTACGGCTGAGCCTGTCGCGGATCGTGACGACCGCCGTCGACCTCGCCGACGCCGACGGCCTGGCGGAGTTGTCGATGCGCCGGATCGCGGAGCGCCTCGGCTACACGACGATGGCGCTCTATCGGCATGTGCCGGGCAAAGCCGAGCTCATCGACCTGATGCGCGACGCCGTCTACGCGGAGATCGAGGCCTCGGCAGGGGCCTCGGACTGGCGGTCGGGCCTCGCGGCCTGGGCCCGCGACAACCGCGACCTGCACCGTCGACACCGCTGGTTGGTGGACAGCACGGGAAGTCGCCGGGTGCCCGGACCGAACATCATGAGCAACTTCGAGCGGGTGCTCGCCATCGCCGCGAGCAGCAGGCTGCCGCCCGCCGAGGTGCTGGCGGTGGTCGACCTGATCGGCGGTTTCGTGGACAGTGCCGCGCGGAGCGAGCAGGAGGTCGAGAAGACGGAGCAGCGGACCGGACAGACCCATCAGCAGTGGTGGGAGGACCGGGACTCGCTGTACGAGCGCGTGGGCGACTACCCGACGCTGCGCAGGCTCTGGGAGTCGGGCGGCTACGACCAGCCGGTGGACGCCTTCGAGTTCGGTCTCGAACGCACACTCGACGGAATCGAACTCCTCGTCCGGCGCCGTGACGAAAATCGTGATGGAAAGAAGCCGGTGCGCTGCGAGGTCTGTGGAGCGGTCATGCCGGAGCCGCGCCGGGGCAGGCCGAGGTCCTACTGTTCCCGTAGCTGCCAACAGCGGGCCTATCGCCGCAGGCAGTCATCGGAGTGA
- a CDS encoding DUF2771 family protein translates to MSHAPPVNRSRLARLAVTMLAGLAVAGCAVPATPKVTFYSNRETVHVEPAQLCDAQLTECSVNEGAVGVLRVPPGAPLQISVPHHIGDTPWQVVFRYRVDGEVVDGRSEVFAPDERLAYTLRLPEEDAQLEALEVQQFGAVLVEDPESGVGFITSGIWVLSVDDR, encoded by the coding sequence GTGTCCCACGCCCCGCCGGTGAACAGGTCCCGGCTCGCCAGACTTGCCGTGACCATGCTGGCCGGCCTCGCGGTGGCGGGCTGCGCTGTCCCGGCGACGCCCAAGGTGACCTTCTACTCGAACCGGGAGACCGTCCACGTCGAGCCCGCACAGCTCTGTGACGCCCAGCTGACCGAGTGCTCGGTGAACGAGGGCGCGGTGGGCGTGCTGCGGGTCCCGCCCGGTGCGCCGCTCCAGATCTCGGTGCCCCATCACATCGGGGATACGCCGTGGCAGGTCGTGTTCCGCTACCGCGTCGACGGCGAGGTGGTCGACGGTCGCAGCGAGGTCTTCGCGCCCGACGAGCGGCTGGCCTACACCCTGCGGCTGCCCGAGGAGGACGCCCAGCTGGAAGCCCTGGAGGTGCAGCAGTTCGGCGCGGTCCTCGTCGAGGACCCCGAGAGCGGTGTCGGCTTCATCACCAGCGGCATCTGGGTGCTCTCGGTCGACGACCGCTGA